A single genomic interval of Armigeres subalbatus isolate Guangzhou_Male chromosome 1, GZ_Asu_2, whole genome shotgun sequence harbors:
- the LOC134206649 gene encoding uncharacterized protein LOC134206649 isoform X2, with product MEMAEESASEFSRILDGEKFFKILKVEGGRKVEAKCLKCGKIVKGTAKQSTNYLSHLKEKGHEECLNEYLAAPKKKVQSKPKHSTCQEKLQSTLNFPTISCTSSSKAAESKADTLKLVNGLQGKKLDSPILSYEKLVGYLDQRVAEFVISMKKVIFNTKFICVTCDAWSGAGRNYLGATISCIAPGDRGLKRKSYVIALQRFDGAHTYDRIRDVLLNLMDKYEIPLDKVVGVVTDGGSNFIKAFEVYGSQFRDYYIDADNKDDNEAELTIVNIDDGVLEGLEADTRQRKLPPHFKCVPHTLHRIASADVGKLLSSNKTSSVQALNKALSYSSELWKLCAYPKQREKVQQVCGKLFIKPIDTRWNSMFRAIERVVQMFDKLDSLYKTFPDINRLSDYHRTLLKEYLIIMEPIANAIDDLQSDSVFLGDFLPSLILVQQLLKEIHTTHLSILKDQVLGSLESRYGDELNFESSENYIVAAVSHPAHKLLWIQDADKRKMCQDMLFNYMQKEVCSKLKVPHEEPIAAQSSMLQHRRLQFLYNKIPSTSTSDSELSIELHGFLNEESGELQTLEKFPSVKQVFLRFNTLLPSQAGSERLFSYGKLILSPRRQTLNDKQIESLALLKCNAQGNVED from the exons ATGGAAATGGCTGAAGAATCAGCGAGTGAATTTAGTAGAATTTTAGATGGGGAGAAGTTTTTCAAAATCCTTAAAGTAGAAGGTGGAAGAAAGGTGGAGGCGAAATGCCTCAAGTGTGGGAAAATTGTGAAAGGAACGGCGAAGCAATCGACTAATTATTTATCGCACTTGAAG GAAAAagggcatgaagaatgtttgaaCGAGTATTTAGCAGCTCCGAAAAAGAAGGTACAGTCCAAACCAAAACACTCGACGTGCCAAGAGAAATTACAATCGACGTTAAACTTTCCAACAATAAGTTGTACCTCATCCAGCAAAGCCGCGGAATCTAAGGCCGATACTCTC aagcttgtaAACGGACTGCAAGGCAAAAAACTGGATTCTCCAATCTTGTCATATGAGAAACTGGTTGGCTATTTGGATCAAAG AGTTGCTGAATTTGTGATTAGCATGAAAAAGGTAATCTTCAACACTAAATTCATCTGCGTAACATGTGATGCTTGGTCTGGCGCAGGTCGCAATTACTTAGGCGCCACTATCAGTTGCATAGCACCAGGTGACCGAGGGTTGAAACGAAAGTCATATGTAATTGCACTTCAAAGATTTGATGGCGCACATACATATGACCGCATCCGTGATGTGCTCTTGAATCTGATGGACAAATACGAAATTCCTCTAGATAAAGTTGTGGGAGTCGTTACGGATGGAGGTAGCAATTTCATCAAAGCTTTTGAGGTTTATGGATCACAATTCAGAGATTACTACATTGATGCTGATAATAAGGATGATAATGAAGCAGAATTAACCATCGTCAATATTGACGATGGCGTCCTTGAAGGTTTGGAAGCAGATACACGCCAAAGAAAACTTCCTCCTCATTTCAAATGCGTACCCCACACCTTACATAGAATTGCGTCCGCTGATGTTGGAAAGCTGCTCTCCTCCAATAAAACATCTTCCGTCCAAGCTTTAAATAAGGCACTGTCCTATAGCAGCGAACTTTGGAAGCTTTGTGCTTATCCAAAACAACGTGAGAAAGTTCAACAAGTCTGTGGAAAACTTTTCATCAAGCCAATCGACACAAGATGGAACAGCATGTTCCGTGCTATCGAAAGAGTAGTGCAGATGTTCGATAAGCTAGACTCACTGTACAAAACATTCCCGGATATTAACAGGCTGAGCGATTATCATAGAACACTTTTGAAAGAGTATCTTATTATTATGGAGCCAATTGCGAATGCAATCGATGATCTGCAAAGTGACAGCGTTTTTCTTGGCGACTTCCTACCTTCGCTAATCCTCGTTCAGCAGCTGCTTAAAGAAATTCATACTACTCACTTATCAATTCTAAAGGATCAGGTCCTTGGGTCTCTGGAATCCAGATATGGAGACGAGTTGAATTTCGAATCATCTGAAAACTATATTGTAGCGGCGGTTTCACATCCAGCGCATAAGCTTTTGTGGATTCAGGATGCGGATAAGAGAAAAATGTGCCAAGATATGCTTTTCAACTATATGCAGAAGGAAGTTTGCAGCAAGTTAAAGGTACCTCACGAAGAACCCATCGCTGCACAGAGTTCAATGCTGCAGCACCGACGGTTGCAGTTTTTATATAATAAGATTCCATCGACATCAACCTCCGATTCAGAATTGAGCATCGAACTGCATGGCTTTTTGAACGAAGAGAGTGGAGAACTCCAAACACTGGAAAAGTTCCCATCGGTTAAACAAGTCTTCCTTCGGTTCAACACCCTACTACCGTCTCAAGCTGGGTCGGAACGCTTGTTTTCTTACGGAAAGCTTATTCTATCTCCTCGCAGGCAAACGCTCAATGACAAACAGATTGAAAGTCTGGCCTTGCTGAAGTGCAATGCGCAAGGAAACGTAGAAGATTAA
- the LOC134206649 gene encoding uncharacterized protein LOC134206649 isoform X1: protein MEMAEESASEFSRILDGEKFFKILKVEGGRKVEAKCLKCGKIVKGTAKQSTNYLSHLKEKGHEECLNEYLAAPKKKVQSKPKHSTCQEKLQSTLNFPTISCTSSSKAAESKADTLVTDYIIDGILPLTTVRKLSFKKLVNGLQGKKLDSPILSYEKLVGYLDQRVAEFVISMKKVIFNTKFICVTCDAWSGAGRNYLGATISCIAPGDRGLKRKSYVIALQRFDGAHTYDRIRDVLLNLMDKYEIPLDKVVGVVTDGGSNFIKAFEVYGSQFRDYYIDADNKDDNEAELTIVNIDDGVLEGLEADTRQRKLPPHFKCVPHTLHRIASADVGKLLSSNKTSSVQALNKALSYSSELWKLCAYPKQREKVQQVCGKLFIKPIDTRWNSMFRAIERVVQMFDKLDSLYKTFPDINRLSDYHRTLLKEYLIIMEPIANAIDDLQSDSVFLGDFLPSLILVQQLLKEIHTTHLSILKDQVLGSLESRYGDELNFESSENYIVAAVSHPAHKLLWIQDADKRKMCQDMLFNYMQKEVCSKLKVPHEEPIAAQSSMLQHRRLQFLYNKIPSTSTSDSELSIELHGFLNEESGELQTLEKFPSVKQVFLRFNTLLPSQAGSERLFSYGKLILSPRRQTLNDKQIESLALLKCNAQGNVED, encoded by the exons ATGGAAATGGCTGAAGAATCAGCGAGTGAATTTAGTAGAATTTTAGATGGGGAGAAGTTTTTCAAAATCCTTAAAGTAGAAGGTGGAAGAAAGGTGGAGGCGAAATGCCTCAAGTGTGGGAAAATTGTGAAAGGAACGGCGAAGCAATCGACTAATTATTTATCGCACTTGAAG GAAAAagggcatgaagaatgtttgaaCGAGTATTTAGCAGCTCCGAAAAAGAAGGTACAGTCCAAACCAAAACACTCGACGTGCCAAGAGAAATTACAATCGACGTTAAACTTTCCAACAATAAGTTGTACCTCATCCAGCAAAGCCGCGGAATCTAAGGCCGATACTCTCGTAACAGATTACATAATCGATGGTATACTTCCTTTGACAACAGTGCGAAAACtctctttcaagaagcttgtaAACGGACTGCAAGGCAAAAAACTGGATTCTCCAATCTTGTCATATGAGAAACTGGTTGGCTATTTGGATCAAAG AGTTGCTGAATTTGTGATTAGCATGAAAAAGGTAATCTTCAACACTAAATTCATCTGCGTAACATGTGATGCTTGGTCTGGCGCAGGTCGCAATTACTTAGGCGCCACTATCAGTTGCATAGCACCAGGTGACCGAGGGTTGAAACGAAAGTCATATGTAATTGCACTTCAAAGATTTGATGGCGCACATACATATGACCGCATCCGTGATGTGCTCTTGAATCTGATGGACAAATACGAAATTCCTCTAGATAAAGTTGTGGGAGTCGTTACGGATGGAGGTAGCAATTTCATCAAAGCTTTTGAGGTTTATGGATCACAATTCAGAGATTACTACATTGATGCTGATAATAAGGATGATAATGAAGCAGAATTAACCATCGTCAATATTGACGATGGCGTCCTTGAAGGTTTGGAAGCAGATACACGCCAAAGAAAACTTCCTCCTCATTTCAAATGCGTACCCCACACCTTACATAGAATTGCGTCCGCTGATGTTGGAAAGCTGCTCTCCTCCAATAAAACATCTTCCGTCCAAGCTTTAAATAAGGCACTGTCCTATAGCAGCGAACTTTGGAAGCTTTGTGCTTATCCAAAACAACGTGAGAAAGTTCAACAAGTCTGTGGAAAACTTTTCATCAAGCCAATCGACACAAGATGGAACAGCATGTTCCGTGCTATCGAAAGAGTAGTGCAGATGTTCGATAAGCTAGACTCACTGTACAAAACATTCCCGGATATTAACAGGCTGAGCGATTATCATAGAACACTTTTGAAAGAGTATCTTATTATTATGGAGCCAATTGCGAATGCAATCGATGATCTGCAAAGTGACAGCGTTTTTCTTGGCGACTTCCTACCTTCGCTAATCCTCGTTCAGCAGCTGCTTAAAGAAATTCATACTACTCACTTATCAATTCTAAAGGATCAGGTCCTTGGGTCTCTGGAATCCAGATATGGAGACGAGTTGAATTTCGAATCATCTGAAAACTATATTGTAGCGGCGGTTTCACATCCAGCGCATAAGCTTTTGTGGATTCAGGATGCGGATAAGAGAAAAATGTGCCAAGATATGCTTTTCAACTATATGCAGAAGGAAGTTTGCAGCAAGTTAAAGGTACCTCACGAAGAACCCATCGCTGCACAGAGTTCAATGCTGCAGCACCGACGGTTGCAGTTTTTATATAATAAGATTCCATCGACATCAACCTCCGATTCAGAATTGAGCATCGAACTGCATGGCTTTTTGAACGAAGAGAGTGGAGAACTCCAAACACTGGAAAAGTTCCCATCGGTTAAACAAGTCTTCCTTCGGTTCAACACCCTACTACCGTCTCAAGCTGGGTCGGAACGCTTGTTTTCTTACGGAAAGCTTATTCTATCTCCTCGCAGGCAAACGCTCAATGACAAACAGATTGAAAGTCTGGCCTTGCTGAAGTGCAATGCGCAAGGAAACGTAGAAGATTAA